The proteins below are encoded in one region of Shewanella algae:
- the hypD gene encoding hydrogenase formation protein HypD, whose translation MAELELRQLYDGFRCPATIRNLAEEITALAPKLAEPLNIMEVCGGHTHTIMKYGLLQLLPENIHFIHGPGCPVCVMPKERIDQAAALARLDDVILVTLGDMIRVPGSKGSLTSVRAEGHDIRAVYAPLDALKIAAENPDKTIVYFAIGFETSTPMTAILLEQAEAKGLSNLLFHINHVLVPPAIDAVMSHPETKVNAFIGPAHVSVISGARIYRPAVERYHTPVVVSGFEPVDVMQSILALVKQKVSGRCELENQYQRAVSEQGNLLAQQKVEQFFKVRPSFRWRGLGPIADSALMLKPEYSHRDAERRFAERLPVKQIDDHKACQCGDILRGMANPKDCKVFGRGCTPQTPLGSCMVSSEGACNAYYRYAGVN comes from the coding sequence ATGGCAGAGCTTGAACTCAGGCAACTGTACGACGGCTTTCGCTGCCCGGCCACTATCCGTAATCTGGCCGAGGAAATCACCGCACTGGCTCCCAAGCTGGCCGAGCCGCTCAATATCATGGAGGTCTGCGGCGGCCACACCCACACCATAATGAAATATGGCCTGCTGCAGCTGCTGCCGGAAAATATCCATTTCATTCATGGCCCGGGTTGCCCGGTATGTGTCATGCCCAAGGAGCGGATAGATCAGGCCGCCGCCCTCGCCCGCCTCGATGATGTGATCTTGGTGACCCTGGGCGATATGATCCGGGTTCCCGGCTCCAAGGGTTCACTCACCTCTGTGCGCGCCGAAGGCCATGATATCCGCGCCGTCTATGCCCCGCTCGATGCGCTGAAAATCGCCGCAGAAAACCCGGACAAGACCATAGTCTATTTTGCCATCGGCTTTGAAACCTCCACGCCGATGACGGCGATACTGCTGGAGCAAGCCGAAGCCAAGGGCCTTAGTAACCTCTTGTTTCATATCAACCATGTGCTGGTACCACCGGCAATAGATGCGGTAATGAGCCACCCCGAGACCAAGGTCAACGCCTTTATCGGCCCGGCCCACGTCAGCGTTATCAGCGGCGCCCGCATCTATCGTCCGGCGGTGGAACGTTATCACACCCCTGTGGTGGTCTCGGGCTTCGAGCCGGTGGATGTCATGCAATCCATTCTCGCGCTGGTCAAACAGAAAGTCAGCGGCCGCTGTGAACTGGAAAACCAGTATCAACGCGCCGTCAGCGAACAGGGCAATCTATTAGCGCAGCAAAAGGTAGAGCAGTTCTTTAAGGTACGCCCCAGTTTTCGTTGGCGCGGCCTTGGCCCCATTGCCGACTCGGCACTGATGCTGAAACCCGAATACAGTCACAGGGATGCCGAACGCCGCTTTGCCGAGCGCTTGCCGGTGAAACAGATAGACGATCACAAAGCCTGCCAATGCGGCGATATTCTGCGCGGCATGGCCAATCCCAAGGATTGCAAAGTATTTGGCCGCGGCTGCACCCCGCAAACACCGCTCGGCAGTTGCATGGTCAGCTCTGAAGGCGCCTGCAATGCCTATTACAGATATGCCGGAGTAAACTGA
- the hypE gene encoding hydrogenase expression/formation protein HypE has product MSDKRVQLSHGGGGREMAELINKLFFDAFDNPILRREEDAACLHLGGDCAFTTDSFTVAPLFFKGGDIGKLAIAGTVNDLAMMGAEPQYLSCGFIIEEGFEISRLKQIVASMADALSQCGARIVCGDTKVVPKGCADGIFINTSGVGRILKPGISAHALRNGDAILLSRDIGRHGAAILSAREGLELESELSSDCAVLWNVVEQLIAANLEIHAMRDATRGGLSAVLNEWAKASNKGITLRETAIPVCDEVRGVCELYGFEPWDLANEGSFVVALPRELAEGAVEIMRRFGHCDQACIIGEVGEQHPGKVVLESAWGSRRYLDLPQGELLPRIC; this is encoded by the coding sequence ATGTCCGATAAACGAGTACAACTGAGCCATGGCGGCGGTGGCCGGGAAATGGCTGAGCTTATCAACAAGCTGTTTTTCGATGCCTTCGACAACCCCATTCTCAGACGCGAAGAAGACGCCGCCTGTTTGCATCTTGGCGGCGATTGCGCCTTTACTACAGACTCATTTACCGTGGCGCCGCTGTTCTTCAAAGGCGGCGACATCGGCAAGCTGGCCATTGCCGGCACAGTCAACGACTTAGCTATGATGGGCGCCGAGCCGCAATATTTAAGCTGCGGTTTTATCATAGAGGAAGGCTTTGAAATCAGCCGCCTGAAACAGATAGTGGCCAGCATGGCCGATGCCCTGTCTCAATGCGGAGCCCGCATCGTCTGCGGCGATACCAAGGTAGTGCCCAAAGGCTGCGCCGACGGCATTTTCATCAATACCTCAGGGGTAGGCCGCATTCTCAAGCCGGGCATTTCGGCTCATGCGCTAAGAAACGGCGATGCCATCTTGCTTTCGCGGGACATAGGCCGTCACGGCGCCGCCATCCTGAGTGCCCGTGAAGGGCTGGAGCTGGAGTCTGAACTCAGCTCCGACTGCGCCGTGCTCTGGAATGTGGTGGAGCAACTGATCGCCGCCAATCTTGAGATCCACGCCATGCGTGACGCCACCCGCGGCGGCTTGTCGGCCGTGCTCAACGAGTGGGCCAAGGCCTCTAACAAGGGCATTACCCTCAGAGAAACCGCCATTCCCGTCTGTGATGAGGTACGTGGCGTCTGTGAACTCTACGGTTTTGAGCCCTGGGATCTCGCCAACGAAGGCAGCTTTGTCGTCGCCCTGCCCCGCGAACTCGCCGAAGGCGCGGTCGAAATCATGCGCCGCTTCGGTCATTGCGACCAGGCCTGCATCATAGGCGAAGTAGGCGAACAACATCCGGGTAAAGTGGTACTGGAATCGGCCTGGGGCAGTCGCCGCTATTTGGATCTGCCACAGGGCGAGCTGTTGCCGAGGATCTGTTGA
- the hypA gene encoding hydrogenase maturation nickel metallochaperone HypA, which produces MHEYSIVSALMEQCQQLAAEHGAKGIARVAIKIGAMSGVEPELVRTAFNTFREHSVCHQAVLDIDIAPLTLSCNRCQQQSTPEERTVICPHCHSQDTRVIDGEDMLLMQLELITD; this is translated from the coding sequence ATGCACGAGTATTCTATCGTCAGCGCCCTGATGGAGCAGTGCCAGCAACTCGCCGCCGAGCACGGCGCCAAGGGCATTGCTCGGGTCGCCATCAAGATAGGCGCCATGAGCGGCGTTGAACCTGAGTTGGTTCGCACCGCCTTCAACACCTTTCGTGAGCACAGCGTCTGCCACCAAGCCGTGCTTGATATCGACATAGCGCCGCTGACGCTCTCCTGCAATCGGTGCCAGCAGCAAAGTACCCCAGAGGAACGTACCGTCATCTGCCCCCACTGCCACAGCCAGGATACCCGGGTCATAGACGGTGAAGATATGCTATTGATGCAACTCGAGTTAATCACAGATTAA
- a CDS encoding SF0329 family protein, with translation MQWSKLKKRVEENFAESIKGRIEIFTTSYRRQGEVARSWVVIDGKQGISLTDYESWSEQGAYFHELTPTDCLKHKSVDGLERTVGSLYEAGEFSSYDFKIICFESLSLSAHDCIKSEHPLLRVIGVLHRKLGKAKVNEMLKDPHPMVIYFADFRIKAEAADLSQKFKAISG, from the coding sequence ATGCAATGGTCAAAACTTAAAAAGCGAGTTGAAGAAAATTTTGCTGAATCCATCAAAGGCAGAATTGAAATATTTACAACTTCTTATCGACGACAAGGTGAAGTTGCTCGAAGTTGGGTTGTCATTGATGGCAAGCAAGGCATAAGTCTTACTGATTATGAGTCTTGGTCGGAACAAGGGGCATATTTTCATGAGTTAACCCCAACAGATTGCCTGAAACATAAATCAGTAGATGGCTTAGAAAGAACTGTGGGGAGTTTATATGAAGCAGGTGAGTTCAGCAGTTATGACTTCAAAATTATATGTTTCGAGTCATTGAGCCTATCCGCTCATGATTGTATTAAATCTGAACATCCGCTATTGCGTGTCATAGGTGTTCTTCATCGTAAACTAGGTAAGGCTAAGGTCAATGAAATGCTAAAGGACCCTCATCCAATGGTTATTTACTTTGCAGATTTTCGTATAAAGGCAGAGGCAGCTGACCTTTCCCAAAAATTTAAAGCTATTTCCGGATAA
- a CDS encoding DUF2000 domain-containing protein translates to MIDFTSLPDENTKRFVAVLNKKVDMGRLYNALGHMTAGLVAEVNDLDRLCFLQYRDKEEGIHPSISHYPFIVLKADNSNKIRKVREELLQRNIPFTDFTNTMIVGKSAEQVKTTAETSEQDLEYFGICMFGDTTVLKEFTGKFSLFK, encoded by the coding sequence ATGATTGATTTCACCTCTCTACCAGATGAAAACACAAAACGATTTGTCGCCGTACTAAATAAAAAAGTTGATATGGGGCGCCTGTACAATGCGCTGGGTCATATGACAGCCGGACTGGTCGCTGAAGTAAATGACTTAGACAGACTCTGTTTTCTGCAATATCGGGATAAGGAAGAAGGTATTCATCCATCAATATCCCATTATCCATTTATCGTTCTTAAGGCTGACAATTCGAACAAGATCAGAAAAGTCCGTGAAGAACTCCTGCAACGAAATATCCCATTCACTGACTTTACAAACACCATGATAGTAGGAAAATCCGCCGAGCAGGTAAAAACAACGGCTGAAACATCCGAGCAAGATCTGGAATACTTTGGTATTTGTATGTTCGGTGATACGACAGTGCTTAAAGAGTTTACCGGTAAGTTCAGTTTATTCAAATAG
- a CDS encoding suppressor of fused domain protein: MTEVNQEILWDNVYDARTAVFEKKFGLFPDEILKLGHMTGVWPGGGLFKSKASELGDDLWLYTTFGLTNPDMPTQYLPQNINQTDGNIELTLTKKETVPVYPERPGYGYEIIVITQGEADWPLGLLQWAVNAEMLNDADLLGRVKKYNGLTIEDVMVGDGDYVNVLITQAHSPLPGSFTLPNGEGQLLIATVITDDEMAWSMKNGRDKLLAKLLASNDKQVSVINRPSVLNPASINYSDIDNREQAEELAAQGMLRKTYLFPLEFGGQDDPMNVVYLPKTASLSKKVFDQQVMELAQQGNISNYSASPNYQADSFIPESIDIVADGEAGISTRIEVW, translated from the coding sequence GTGACAGAAGTAAACCAAGAGATATTATGGGATAACGTATATGACGCTAGAACGGCTGTATTCGAAAAGAAATTCGGTCTGTTCCCAGATGAGATCCTTAAACTGGGTCATATGACAGGTGTATGGCCAGGTGGTGGCTTGTTTAAGTCTAAAGCCAGCGAATTGGGTGACGACCTATGGCTTTACACCACTTTTGGTTTAACCAACCCGGATATGCCAACCCAGTACTTGCCCCAAAACATTAATCAAACAGATGGTAACATTGAGCTGACTCTGACAAAAAAAGAAACAGTTCCTGTCTATCCTGAGCGGCCGGGTTATGGATACGAAATTATAGTAATTACCCAAGGCGAGGCAGATTGGCCACTAGGTTTGTTGCAATGGGCCGTCAATGCGGAAATGCTTAACGATGCAGACCTTTTGGGAAGAGTCAAAAAGTACAACGGCCTAACTATTGAAGATGTCATGGTGGGAGACGGCGATTACGTCAATGTACTTATTACCCAGGCACACAGTCCGCTGCCAGGTAGCTTCACATTACCTAATGGTGAAGGCCAACTACTGATAGCGACTGTGATTACTGACGATGAGATGGCCTGGTCAATGAAAAACGGTCGAGACAAGCTGTTAGCCAAACTCCTTGCATCGAACGATAAGCAAGTCAGTGTCATTAACAGACCTTCGGTGTTAAATCCCGCTTCCATTAACTACTCGGACATAGACAATCGAGAACAGGCAGAAGAGCTCGCAGCTCAAGGTATGTTACGAAAAACCTATCTCTTCCCATTGGAGTTTGGTGGTCAGGACGACCCAATGAATGTGGTCTATCTACCAAAGACGGCCTCACTGAGCAAAAAAGTGTTCGATCAACAGGTCATGGAGCTGGCCCAGCAAGGAAACATAAGTAACTACTCGGCCTCACCGAATTATCAAGCAGATAGTTTTATACCGGAAAGTATCGACATTGTAGCTGATGGCGAAGCCGGGATATCAACTAGAATTGAAGTGTGGTAA
- a CDS encoding DUF4198 domain-containing protein → MMKTSKLLLALGACLLAQTAQAHDRFILPSQFNVSADPGKGVWITSDVSASNEVFLFDKPFGSEDVQIITPSGTKERPSSSYRGSRKSVFDYRLTEDGTYRFEKETQPRYMSRYKLKGQQDSVRSRTDKQTTKAMMPKGAYDLEGALYFSRVESYVTLNKPSDKAFEVKGEYLELKPLTHPADIVEQEPTELQFYFQGKVIAGVEVAIVKEGTLYRNQKQELTLTSDKEGKVSFELPSAGRYMLHASFEQPNADTRLADKTVSEIFLTFEAGLQ, encoded by the coding sequence ATGATGAAAACAAGCAAACTCTTGTTGGCCCTGGGGGCCTGTCTGTTGGCACAAACGGCGCAGGCCCATGACAGATTTATACTGCCCAGCCAGTTCAATGTCTCTGCCGATCCCGGCAAAGGTGTGTGGATCACTTCAGATGTCAGCGCCAGTAACGAAGTCTTCCTGTTTGATAAACCTTTTGGATCTGAAGATGTGCAAATCATCACGCCGTCCGGCACCAAGGAGCGACCATCCTCGAGCTACCGCGGCAGCCGTAAGTCTGTGTTTGACTATCGCCTGACCGAAGACGGTACCTACAGATTCGAGAAAGAGACCCAGCCAAGATATATGTCGCGCTATAAGCTCAAGGGCCAGCAAGACAGCGTCCGTAGCCGTACTGACAAGCAAACCACCAAGGCGATGATGCCCAAAGGGGCGTACGATCTCGAAGGGGCGCTGTATTTCTCACGAGTCGAGTCCTATGTCACCCTCAACAAGCCAAGTGACAAGGCTTTTGAAGTAAAAGGGGAATATCTGGAACTCAAACCCTTGACCCATCCGGCTGACATCGTCGAGCAGGAACCCACTGAGCTGCAATTCTATTTCCAGGGTAAGGTGATTGCCGGTGTGGAAGTTGCGATTGTGAAAGAAGGCACGCTTTACCGTAACCAGAAACAGGAATTGACGCTGACCTCAGACAAAGAAGGCAAGGTGAGTTTTGAACTGCCGAGCGCCGGCCGCTATATGTTGCATGCATCATTCGAGCAACCTAACGCCGACACTCGTCTTGCGGATAAGACAGTCAGTGAAATTTTCCTCACTTTCGAGGCCGGTCTGCAATAA